The Ciceribacter thiooxidans genome window below encodes:
- the soxX gene encoding sulfur oxidation c-type cytochrome SoxX, with product MKWQFCLASAVLISAATPAFSETAPSAAVFHEGAIEMSLSGKPGDPVAGVKVMTTNALGNCVACHQISKLPEVSFQGNIAPPLDGVAERYSEAQLRGIVANAKMTFQGSFMPAFYKTDGYVRPGNGYTGKAPKGPLPPILNAQQIEDVVAYLLTLKE from the coding sequence ATGAAATGGCAGTTCTGTCTGGCATCGGCGGTGTTGATATCCGCCGCCACGCCCGCCTTTAGTGAGACCGCGCCATCTGCGGCAGTGTTCCATGAAGGCGCCATCGAGATGTCTTTGTCCGGAAAGCCGGGAGATCCGGTCGCCGGCGTGAAGGTGATGACCACCAATGCCCTCGGCAATTGCGTGGCCTGTCATCAAATCAGCAAGCTGCCGGAGGTGTCTTTCCAGGGCAACATAGCCCCACCGCTCGACGGCGTCGCCGAGCGCTATTCGGAAGCGCAGCTCCGCGGAATCGTGGCCAATGCGAAGATGACGTTCCAGGGAAGCTTCATGCCGGCCTTCTACAAGACCGACGGCTACGTCCGGCCCGGCAACGGCTATACGGGCAAGGCACCCAAAGGCCCCCTGCCGCCAATCCTGAATGCGCAACAGATCGAAGATGTGGTGGCGTACCTGCTCACGCTCAAAGAGTGA
- a CDS encoding c-type cytochrome: MSKSRKLVLSALFAVSLGATPVLAEKLGLGRPALPEEIDAWDVTVLPDGKGLRPGSGDVTTGEAVFGEKCAACHGEFAEGLDAWPVLAGGQGSLKDRRPVKTIGSYWPHLSTVWDYVHRSMPFGSAQTVSVDETYAITAFLLYSNGLVDEDFVLSKENFGEVQLPNNQGFYADDRSEAEYPLFSKEPCMKDCRGPVKVTKRAVELKVTPTDPDGKPAGTLPDLTGQAPVQQKSEATEPAAETDTASAVTPAATAPEAEPTVETASAEDGDHELAEAGKTVFKKCQSCHKIGDGAKNATGPHLNGVIGRVPGSVEGYKYSKAFAKMQVAGEVWNDARLAAFLENPKTFAAGTKMTFAGLKKEDERSALIAYLKSAGK; the protein is encoded by the coding sequence ATGTCGAAATCGCGTAAACTTGTCCTTTCCGCCCTTTTCGCCGTATCCCTCGGTGCAACTCCGGTCCTTGCAGAAAAACTTGGCCTCGGCCGTCCGGCCCTGCCTGAAGAAATCGACGCGTGGGACGTAACGGTGCTTCCGGACGGCAAGGGACTTCGTCCGGGCTCCGGCGATGTCACCACCGGCGAAGCGGTCTTCGGCGAAAAATGTGCAGCCTGCCACGGCGAGTTCGCGGAAGGGCTCGACGCCTGGCCGGTGCTGGCTGGCGGACAGGGTTCATTGAAAGATCGGCGCCCGGTCAAGACGATCGGCAGCTACTGGCCGCATCTCTCGACGGTCTGGGACTACGTGCATCGTTCCATGCCGTTCGGAAGTGCGCAGACCGTTTCCGTCGACGAGACCTACGCGATCACCGCCTTCCTTCTCTATTCGAACGGACTGGTCGACGAGGACTTCGTGCTTTCGAAGGAGAATTTCGGCGAGGTTCAGCTGCCGAACAACCAGGGCTTCTACGCGGATGACCGTTCGGAGGCGGAATACCCGCTGTTCAGCAAGGAACCCTGCATGAAGGACTGCCGGGGACCGGTCAAGGTCACCAAGAGGGCCGTGGAATTGAAGGTGACCCCGACGGACCCTGACGGGAAACCGGCCGGAACCTTGCCCGACCTCACAGGCCAGGCGCCGGTGCAGCAGAAATCCGAAGCGACCGAACCCGCAGCAGAGACCGATACGGCCTCTGCCGTCACTCCCGCCGCGACGGCACCCGAGGCCGAGCCCACCGTCGAGACTGCATCCGCCGAGGATGGGGATCACGAACTCGCCGAGGCCGGGAAGACAGTCTTCAAGAAGTGCCAGTCTTGCCACAAGATCGGCGATGGCGCCAAGAATGCCACGGGACCACATCTCAACGGAGTCATCGGACGGGTTCCCGGCTCCGTTGAAGGCTACAAGTACTCCAAGGCGTTTGCGAAGATGCAGGTCGCGGGCGAGGTCTGGAATGACGCGCGCCTCGCCGCTTTCCTCGAGAACCCGAAGACCTTCGCCGCCGGGACGAAAATGACCTTCGCCGGCCTCAAGAAGGAAGACGAGCGTTCGGCATTGATCGCCTACCTCAAGAGCGCCGGCAAATGA
- a CDS encoding choline/ethanolamine kinase family protein codes for MSEDADIALARVTLKTIPLLKAYEGPIERLGGLTNLVFRIGDYCLRIPGRGTEEYIDRVNEMMATEAVASAGVGPEILFADLSSGVFVSRFVGGAVTMTPEGFRSIPGAPTRAGKAFRKLHDSDAVFPARFELFSMIDGYLGVLSTKDVALPEGYHEVLDEAESVRAALSAHPLPSVACHCDPLCENFLDTGERMWVVDWEYSGMNDPMWDLGDLCVEGGFGPEQEAEMIRAYFSGEPAPAERGRIVIYKAMCDLLWTLWGLIQLANGNPADDFCAYAEGRFARCRALMQTDAFADAVSVVAKG; via the coding sequence ATGAGCGAAGACGCCGACATCGCGCTTGCCCGCGTGACGCTGAAGACGATCCCGCTCCTCAAGGCCTATGAAGGCCCGATCGAGCGGTTGGGCGGGCTCACCAATCTCGTCTTTCGGATCGGAGACTATTGCCTGCGCATCCCCGGCAGGGGCACCGAAGAATATATCGACCGCGTAAACGAGATGATGGCGACCGAAGCTGTCGCCAGCGCCGGCGTCGGCCCGGAAATCCTGTTCGCCGACCTCTCGAGCGGTGTCTTCGTTTCCCGCTTCGTCGGAGGCGCGGTTACCATGACTCCCGAAGGGTTTCGCTCGATACCGGGCGCGCCCACTCGCGCCGGAAAGGCCTTCCGCAAGCTGCATGACAGCGACGCCGTCTTTCCGGCTCGTTTCGAGCTGTTTTCGATGATCGACGGCTACCTCGGCGTGCTGTCGACGAAAGACGTCGCGTTGCCGGAAGGCTATCATGAGGTGCTGGACGAAGCAGAAAGTGTCCGTGCTGCCCTTTCCGCCCATCCGCTCCCCTCCGTCGCCTGCCATTGCGACCCGCTTTGCGAGAACTTCCTCGATACCGGCGAGCGCATGTGGGTCGTCGACTGGGAGTATTCGGGCATGAACGATCCGATGTGGGATCTCGGCGATCTCTGTGTCGAAGGCGGTTTCGGGCCGGAGCAGGAAGCGGAGATGATCCGCGCGTATTTCAGCGGTGAACCCGCGCCCGCCGAGCGCGGCCGCATCGTCATCTACAAGGCGATGTGTGACCTACTCTGGACGCTCTGGGGCCTGATCCAGCTCGCAAACGGCAATCCCGCCGACGATTTTTGCGCTTATGCGGAAGGTCGTTTCGCCCGATGTCGCGCACTGATGCAGACGGACGCATTCGCAGACGCCGTTTCAGTGGTTGCAAAGGGATGA
- the soxY gene encoding thiosulfate oxidation carrier protein SoxY: MNLTRRNILLAGVGGIAALALPLPAAAAAIEALTKDFTGGAEAGSDGITLTAPEIAENGNTVPVSVDAPGAVAILLLAEGNPEPAVATFKFGPAAGSQSLATRIRLAKTQNVIAYAKMADGSIKKAQSTVKVTIGGCGG; the protein is encoded by the coding sequence ATGAACCTTACGAGACGAAACATTCTTTTGGCCGGCGTCGGCGGGATCGCTGCACTGGCTCTTCCGCTGCCCGCGGCAGCGGCCGCAATCGAGGCCTTGACCAAGGACTTTACCGGCGGCGCTGAGGCCGGCAGTGACGGCATCACCCTGACGGCTCCCGAGATCGCGGAAAACGGCAATACCGTTCCCGTGTCGGTCGACGCTCCCGGTGCGGTGGCGATCCTGCTGCTTGCCGAAGGCAACCCGGAACCGGCCGTTGCGACGTTCAAGTTCGGCCCGGCAGCCGGCAGCCAGTCGCTGGCAACCCGCATCCGCCTCGCCAAGACGCAGAACGTCATCGCCTATGCAAAGATGGCGGACGGCTCGATCAAGAAGGCACAATCGACCGTGAAGGTCACCATCGGCGGCTGCGGCGGCTGA
- a CDS encoding NAD(P)/FAD-dependent oxidoreductase, translated as MSLARRRFMISVACAGAALAAPSVHGRARAKVVVVGGGAGGASIARKIAIDAPNQIEVALVEPNALHTTCYFSNLYLGGIRSFESLQHGYDRLIRSGVQVVADTAAAIDREKRRVVLAGGGHLPYDRLVVAPGIDFVEGSVPGWDLEAADRMPHAYKAGPQTLLLAKMIESLPQGGVFAMIAPPEPYRCPPGPYERVSMIAHYLTKKNPTAKIIIIDPKEEFTLQKLFEDAWLKYYDGMIEWIGPDFGSRDLSVSPDAMEISVDGEVMKVDCCNVIPAQKAGKIAHLAGLTEMSGWAPVDPLSMRSRVDDRVFVLGDSAQQGDMPKSATSARSQAEVAAATVIGDLTGRAIPEPVYSNACWSALAPGDSVKDGGTYKPADGKIASIEKYVSQADEDAATRAATYQESLDWYNTITAQIFG; from the coding sequence ATGAGCCTTGCCCGTCGCCGTTTCATGATTTCGGTTGCTTGCGCTGGCGCCGCCCTTGCGGCGCCGTCCGTTCACGGCCGGGCGCGGGCAAAGGTCGTCGTTGTCGGTGGCGGCGCCGGCGGCGCAAGCATCGCTCGCAAGATCGCGATCGATGCGCCCAATCAAATCGAAGTTGCGCTCGTCGAGCCGAACGCGCTTCACACGACCTGCTACTTCTCAAACCTCTATCTCGGCGGAATCCGCAGCTTCGAAAGCCTCCAGCACGGCTATGACCGGCTGATCCGCTCCGGTGTCCAGGTGGTCGCGGACACTGCCGCCGCGATCGACCGGGAGAAGCGCCGTGTCGTGCTCGCAGGCGGCGGGCATCTTCCCTACGACCGGCTGGTCGTCGCGCCGGGAATCGATTTCGTCGAGGGCTCTGTGCCGGGCTGGGATCTGGAGGCGGCCGATCGCATGCCGCACGCCTACAAGGCCGGTCCGCAGACGCTTCTCTTGGCAAAGATGATCGAGTCTCTGCCGCAGGGCGGCGTATTCGCCATGATCGCACCGCCCGAGCCTTACCGCTGCCCGCCGGGTCCCTATGAGCGGGTCAGCATGATCGCCCATTACCTGACGAAGAAGAACCCCACTGCGAAGATCATCATCATCGATCCGAAGGAAGAGTTCACGCTGCAGAAGCTCTTCGAGGACGCGTGGCTCAAATACTATGACGGCATGATCGAGTGGATCGGACCCGATTTCGGTAGCCGCGACCTTTCGGTTTCGCCAGACGCGATGGAAATCTCCGTCGACGGTGAGGTGATGAAGGTCGATTGCTGCAATGTCATACCGGCGCAGAAGGCCGGAAAGATCGCCCACCTCGCCGGGCTGACGGAAATGAGCGGCTGGGCGCCCGTCGACCCGCTCTCGATGCGCTCGCGTGTCGACGACCGCGTCTTCGTGCTGGGTGACAGCGCGCAGCAGGGCGACATGCCGAAATCGGCGACATCCGCCCGCTCGCAGGCCGAGGTCGCGGCGGCCACCGTGATCGGAGACCTGACCGGCCGGGCAATACCGGAACCGGTCTATTCCAACGCCTGCTGGTCGGCCCTTGCGCCGGGAGATTCGGTGAAGGACGGCGGCACTTACAAGCCCGCCGACGGAAAGATCGCCAGCATTGAAAAATACGTTTCGCAGGCCGACGAAGATGCGGCCACGCGCGCGGCGACCTACCAGGAGAGCCTGGACTGGTACAACACCATCACGGCTCAGATCTTCGGCTGA
- the soxB gene encoding thiosulfohydrolase SoxB produces the protein MINRREFLQASVAVSAIYGLSGFGNWSKLAAQQAMTQNSLLAFEDFGNVTLIHITDIHAQTKPIWFREPEINLGVGEAKGRPPHLTGKDFIEAFKIKPASADAYALTYEDFVALGKTYGKMGGMDRVATVVKAIRAARPEAILLDGGDTWHGSMTSLLTKGQDMVNIMNALKVDAMTSHWEWTYGTERVKEIVDTLPFPFLGANIFDAEWNEPAFEPYTFFERGGAKVAVIGQAFPYMPIANPGWMFPEYSFGIREERMQEMVDEVKSKGADLVVCLSHNGFDVDRKMASRVKGIDVILTGHTHDAVPEPVVIGETILIASGSNGKFVSRVDLDVRDGRMMGYRHKLIPIFADVIAPDPEMAALVDNERAPHKEKLEEKIGTTESLLYRRGNFNGTWDNLICDAIRSERDAEIAMSPGVRWGTTLMPGDAITREDIHNVTSMTYGACYRTEMTGETLKTILEDVADNLFNTDPYYQQGGDMVRVGGIGFTIDIGQPIGNRISDMVLSDSGTAVEAGKSYTVAGWASVNQGTEGPQIWDVIESHVRKLGTVKVTPDSSVKIAGI, from the coding sequence ATGATCAACCGGCGCGAATTTCTGCAGGCATCGGTGGCGGTCTCCGCCATATACGGCCTCTCAGGCTTCGGAAACTGGTCGAAGCTCGCAGCGCAGCAGGCGATGACCCAGAACAGCCTGCTGGCCTTCGAGGACTTCGGTAACGTCACGCTGATCCACATCACCGACATTCACGCGCAAACGAAGCCGATCTGGTTTCGCGAACCTGAGATCAATCTCGGCGTCGGCGAGGCGAAAGGTCGTCCGCCGCACCTGACGGGTAAGGATTTCATCGAGGCGTTCAAGATCAAGCCGGCTTCGGCCGACGCCTACGCGCTGACCTACGAAGATTTCGTGGCTCTCGGCAAGACCTACGGCAAGATGGGCGGCATGGACCGCGTGGCGACCGTCGTCAAGGCGATCCGCGCTGCTCGTCCGGAAGCCATCCTGCTCGACGGTGGCGATACCTGGCACGGTTCGATGACCTCCCTGCTGACCAAGGGCCAGGACATGGTGAACATCATGAACGCGCTCAAGGTCGATGCCATGACCAGCCACTGGGAATGGACCTATGGCACCGAACGGGTGAAGGAGATCGTCGACACCCTGCCGTTCCCCTTCCTCGGCGCCAATATCTTTGACGCCGAGTGGAACGAACCGGCCTTCGAGCCCTACACGTTCTTCGAGCGTGGCGGCGCCAAGGTTGCCGTGATCGGCCAGGCGTTCCCCTACATGCCGATCGCAAACCCGGGCTGGATGTTCCCGGAATACTCCTTCGGCATTCGCGAAGAGCGCATGCAGGAGATGGTCGACGAGGTCAAATCCAAGGGCGCCGATCTGGTCGTCTGCCTCTCCCACAACGGTTTTGACGTCGACCGCAAGATGGCGAGCCGCGTCAAGGGTATCGACGTGATCCTCACGGGTCACACGCATGACGCGGTGCCCGAGCCGGTGGTCATCGGGGAAACGATCCTCATCGCTTCCGGCTCGAACGGAAAATTCGTCAGCCGCGTCGATCTCGACGTGCGCGACGGACGCATGATGGGTTATCGCCACAAGCTCATTCCGATCTTCGCAGACGTCATCGCCCCGGATCCTGAGATGGCGGCGCTCGTCGACAACGAACGCGCACCACACAAGGAAAAGCTCGAAGAGAAGATCGGGACCACCGAGAGCCTGCTCTACCGTCGGGGCAATTTCAACGGGACCTGGGACAACCTCATCTGCGATGCGATCCGGTCCGAGCGGGATGCGGAGATCGCGATGTCGCCCGGCGTTCGCTGGGGCACGACACTGATGCCCGGTGACGCGATCACCCGTGAGGACATCCACAATGTCACCTCGATGACCTACGGCGCCTGCTACCGGACCGAGATGACCGGCGAGACGCTCAAGACCATTCTGGAAGACGTTGCCGACAACCTGTTCAACACCGATCCCTATTACCAACAGGGGGGCGACATGGTCCGTGTCGGCGGCATCGGCTTCACCATCGACATCGGCCAGCCGATCGGCAACCGCATCTCCGACATGGTGCTCTCCGACAGCGGAACGGCCGTCGAGGCCGGCAAGAGCTATACGGTCGCCGGTTGGGCCTCCGTCAACCAGGGCACCGAAGGTCCGCAAATCTGGGACGTGATCGAAAGCCATGTCCGAAAACTCGGGACCGTGAAGGTCACACCCGACTCCTCCGTCAAAATTGCTGGAATCTGA
- a CDS encoding MBL fold metallo-hydrolase, with amino-acid sequence MQTRRRFIASTAALAASAVLLPRQVFAATTLTLGNVQIDTLSDGNLVLPADFITAGMPQPETNTILASYGVTGGQMTPPCNVTLLRDGTNTVLFDLGAGPDFQPTAGKLSAAMEALAVSPDDVTHVVFTHGHPDHLWGLLDEFDEPVFANAEHMIGAAEFDYWMDPGTVDTIGDARKTFAAGAARRLGVIAETVRRVSDGEEVLPGVAARLTPGHTPGHLSFEIRSGSSSVLVVGDAIGNHHVAFEKPDWATGSDQDPELAARTRTKLMDEIATSAIPLIGYHLPDSGIGHVERKGNAYRFVSM; translated from the coding sequence ATGCAAACCCGCCGCCGCTTCATTGCCTCAACCGCTGCGCTCGCAGCCAGCGCCGTGCTCTTGCCAAGGCAAGTCTTCGCCGCGACCACGCTGACGCTCGGCAACGTACAGATCGACACGCTGTCCGACGGAAATCTCGTGCTGCCCGCGGACTTTATCACGGCCGGAATGCCGCAGCCCGAAACGAACACCATCCTCGCCTCCTACGGCGTCACGGGTGGTCAGATGACGCCACCCTGCAACGTCACGCTCCTGCGCGACGGCACAAACACCGTTCTCTTCGATCTCGGCGCCGGCCCCGATTTCCAGCCGACTGCAGGCAAGCTGTCCGCAGCCATGGAGGCGCTCGCCGTGAGCCCCGACGACGTAACACATGTGGTCTTCACCCATGGCCATCCGGATCATCTCTGGGGGCTGCTCGACGAATTTGATGAACCGGTCTTCGCCAATGCCGAGCACATGATCGGCGCGGCCGAGTTCGACTACTGGATGGATCCGGGCACCGTCGATACGATCGGCGATGCCCGCAAGACCTTCGCGGCCGGTGCCGCCCGCCGGCTCGGCGTCATCGCCGAAACGGTGCGGCGGGTCAGCGACGGGGAAGAGGTTCTCCCAGGCGTTGCCGCACGGCTCACGCCCGGCCATACGCCGGGACATCTTTCCTTCGAAATCCGCTCCGGCTCGTCCAGCGTCCTGGTGGTCGGCGACGCGATCGGCAATCACCATGTGGCGTTCGAGAAGCCGGACTGGGCGACGGGTTCCGATCAAGACCCGGAACTCGCGGCGCGTACCCGCACCAAACTGATGGACGAGATCGCCACTTCCGCCATTCCCCTGATCGGCTACCACCTGCCGGACAGCGGCATCGGTCATGTCGAGCGGAAAGGCAACGCCTACCGCTTCGTATCGATGTAA
- the soxA gene encoding sulfur oxidation c-type cytochrome SoxA: MPRFSNAILAAVLGLCLAGPAGADPVEDTLEIETEDGTVTLVTSAPAPDHLKGAFDTIWSGWHFREDDTRAMEKDDFDNPGMVFADRGRDLWNQSMGTKGESCASCHNGPESMKGLRAVLPRVDEKSGKLMIMEDYVDQCVTERMGLEKWGPTSSKMKDMLALISLQSRGVIQNVAIDGPAASYWQKGKEMYYTRYGQLEMSCASCHENNYGKFIRADHLSQGQVSGFPVYRLKDAGLVTAQQRFVGCVRDTRAETFKAGSEEFKALELYVASRGNGLSIEGVGVRP; encoded by the coding sequence ATGCCACGTTTCAGCAATGCGATACTCGCCGCCGTTCTCGGTCTTTGTCTTGCCGGCCCGGCCGGTGCGGACCCGGTCGAAGACACGCTGGAGATTGAGACGGAAGACGGCACGGTCACCCTGGTGACCAGCGCGCCGGCGCCCGACCATCTCAAGGGTGCCTTCGATACGATCTGGTCGGGCTGGCACTTCCGCGAGGACGATACCCGCGCGATGGAAAAGGACGACTTCGACAACCCCGGTATGGTCTTTGCCGACCGTGGACGGGACTTGTGGAACCAGTCGATGGGGACGAAAGGCGAGTCCTGCGCCAGCTGTCACAACGGACCGGAAAGCATGAAAGGTCTGCGCGCCGTTCTTCCGCGCGTCGACGAAAAGTCCGGCAAGTTGATGATCATGGAAGACTACGTCGACCAGTGCGTCACGGAACGCATGGGCCTCGAGAAGTGGGGACCGACCTCGAGCAAGATGAAGGATATGCTGGCACTGATTTCGTTGCAGTCGCGCGGCGTCATCCAGAATGTAGCGATCGATGGACCGGCTGCCTCCTATTGGCAAAAGGGCAAGGAGATGTACTACACCCGGTATGGCCAGCTCGAGATGTCCTGTGCGAGCTGTCACGAGAACAACTACGGGAAGTTCATCCGGGCTGACCACCTGAGCCAGGGACAAGTTTCCGGCTTCCCGGTCTATCGTCTGAAGGATGCCGGGCTCGTCACGGCGCAGCAACGTTTCGTCGGTTGCGTCCGCGACACCCGAGCAGAGACCTTCAAGGCGGGCTCCGAAGAGTTCAAGGCACTCGAACTCTATGTCGCCTCCCGCGGCAACGGTCTCTCGATCGAAGGCGTCGGTGTCAGGCCCTGA
- the soxZ gene encoding thiosulfate oxidation carrier complex protein SoxZ has product MASDAKPRVKVPKSAKAGEIVTIKALISHKMESGQRKDADGKIIPRSIINRFTCDFNGNNVVDVAIDPAVSTNPYFEFAAKVDAAGDFKFTWYDDDGSVYEDKKSIGVA; this is encoded by the coding sequence ATGGCTTCCGATGCAAAACCGCGCGTGAAAGTGCCGAAATCAGCCAAGGCTGGCGAGATCGTGACGATCAAGGCGCTTATCAGCCACAAGATGGAATCCGGCCAGCGCAAGGATGCCGACGGCAAGATCATTCCCCGTTCGATCATCAATCGCTTCACCTGCGACTTCAACGGCAACAATGTCGTCGACGTCGCGATCGATCCGGCCGTTTCGACCAACCCGTACTTCGAGTTCGCCGCCAAGGTAGACGCTGCGGGCGACTTCAAGTTCACCTGGTACGACGACGACGGTTCGGTTTACGAAGACAAAAAGTCGATCGGGGTTGCCTGA
- a CDS encoding GcvT family protein translates to MSFRADRHVHILIIGGGAIGTSVAYHLARDGAKDVLLVEKAMLTHGCTWHAAGLVGQLRGKRNLTRLMQNSVAVFDRLEEETGQHIAWKKVGSLRLAGSPERWSEIRRSMTQAKSFGVECYSLSADEAASRFPYIVKDGIEGAAFIPGDGYIDPYSLTMAYARGARMNGAKIEEGVTVEEIVIENRRAVGVVTNGGTISCDILVNCAGLWAKRVGEMAGVPLAAGVVEHQYFLTEKKLTLPPDLTTLRDPDNNFYLKPDTGSFAIGGWEDGTKGCWRGKPPIDFGRELFEPNWERLELFALPTATRIPALNEIGIQTVINGPIPVSFDGEPIMGLAPELDNFYIACGFTAGIAASGGAGLALSNLILHGDAGMDLWPFDVRRFGAVHAQGRYLEERAIEAYGAYYKVHWPGEEAHAVRGLRRSPLHETLAKNGAVFGSKFGWERPNWFAPKGSHDKDVPSFEGKPNWFDAVGEEVKAIRERAALIDQSSFSKFEISGACAWEAMQRIAANDLSGPPGKAVYTQLCNERGGIEADVTIVHLADDLLYLVTGSGFGVRDGNWVSRHLPDGVSLRDVTNRFATLNICGPHARDILQSVSDDDLSNDAFPFLSARRIEVGAATALAVRIGYVGELGYELYIDQEYAAHVYDTLKTAGEPFGIADAGYRAIDAARMEKGYLYWSGDITPDYNPYEAGLGFCVALEKGDFIGRDALAAIKAEGVKRKLVSYTVEGFAPFHGGEAVLLDGKVVGSTASTGYGYTLGKTIAFGYLPAEIATKEDFEIEAFGKTYQARRGARTLYDPKMERLKA, encoded by the coding sequence ATGTCATTCCGTGCGGATCGTCACGTCCACATTCTCATCATCGGCGGGGGTGCGATCGGCACCTCCGTCGCCTACCACCTTGCTCGCGATGGGGCGAAGGACGTCCTGCTGGTCGAAAAGGCCATGCTCACCCACGGCTGCACCTGGCATGCCGCCGGCCTCGTCGGCCAACTTCGGGGAAAGCGCAACCTCACGCGGCTGATGCAGAATTCCGTCGCCGTCTTCGACAGATTGGAAGAGGAGACCGGGCAGCACATCGCTTGGAAGAAGGTCGGCTCATTGCGGCTCGCCGGCAGTCCGGAGCGCTGGAGCGAGATCCGCCGCTCGATGACCCAAGCCAAGAGCTTCGGCGTCGAATGCTACTCCCTCTCCGCCGACGAGGCCGCGAGCCGTTTCCCTTACATCGTCAAGGACGGCATCGAAGGCGCCGCCTTCATCCCGGGCGACGGCTATATCGACCCGTATTCGCTGACCATGGCCTATGCCAGGGGCGCGCGCATGAATGGGGCGAAGATCGAGGAAGGCGTGACAGTCGAAGAGATCGTCATCGAGAACCGCCGTGCGGTCGGTGTCGTCACCAATGGCGGGACGATTTCCTGCGACATCCTCGTCAACTGCGCCGGCCTCTGGGCCAAGCGCGTCGGCGAGATGGCCGGCGTGCCGCTCGCGGCCGGCGTGGTCGAACACCAGTATTTTCTCACCGAGAAGAAACTGACGCTGCCCCCCGACCTGACGACGCTGCGGGATCCCGACAACAATTTCTACCTAAAACCGGACACCGGCTCGTTTGCCATCGGAGGATGGGAAGACGGCACCAAGGGCTGCTGGCGCGGCAAGCCGCCCATCGATTTCGGCCGAGAACTCTTCGAGCCCAACTGGGAGCGCCTGGAGCTCTTTGCCCTTCCCACCGCGACCCGTATTCCGGCCTTGAACGAGATCGGCATTCAGACGGTTATCAACGGCCCGATCCCGGTTTCCTTCGACGGCGAGCCGATCATGGGGCTAGCACCGGAGCTCGACAATTTCTATATCGCCTGCGGCTTCACCGCCGGCATCGCGGCCTCGGGCGGCGCCGGCTTGGCGCTCTCGAACCTCATTCTCCATGGCGATGCCGGCATGGATCTCTGGCCCTTCGACGTGCGCCGCTTCGGCGCCGTCCACGCCCAGGGACGCTATCTCGAAGAGCGGGCCATCGAGGCCTACGGCGCCTATTACAAGGTCCATTGGCCGGGCGAAGAGGCCCACGCCGTGCGCGGGCTGCGGCGCTCGCCGCTGCACGAAACGCTTGCGAAGAACGGCGCCGTGTTCGGCTCCAAGTTCGGCTGGGAGCGCCCCAACTGGTTCGCACCGAAAGGCTCGCACGACAAGGACGTTCCCTCCTTCGAAGGAAAGCCGAACTGGTTCGATGCGGTCGGCGAGGAGGTGAAGGCGATCCGCGAGCGGGCCGCGCTGATCGACCAATCCTCCTTCTCCAAGTTCGAAATCAGTGGTGCCTGCGCATGGGAGGCGATGCAGAGGATCGCCGCCAATGATCTTTCCGGTCCTCCTGGCAAGGCCGTCTACACCCAGCTTTGCAACGAGCGGGGCGGGATCGAGGCGGATGTCACCATCGTCCATCTGGCGGATGATCTTCTCTATCTGGTCACCGGCTCCGGCTTCGGCGTGCGCGACGGCAACTGGGTTTCGCGTCACCTGCCCGACGGCGTCAGCCTGCGGGACGTGACCAACCGCTTTGCCACCCTCAACATCTGCGGACCCCATGCCCGCGACATCCTGCAGAGCGTATCCGACGACGATCTGTCCAACGACGCCTTCCCGTTCCTGTCGGCGAGGCGGATCGAGGTGGGCGCCGCCACTGCACTCGCCGTGCGTATCGGCTATGTCGGTGAACTCGGCTACGAACTCTACATCGACCAGGAGTACGCCGCTCACGTCTACGATACGCTGAAGACAGCCGGCGAGCCGTTCGGCATCGCTGATGCCGGTTACCGCGCGATCGACGCGGCCCGGATGGAGAAGGGCTATCTCTACTGGTCGGGCGACATCACGCCCGATTACAACCCTTACGAGGCGGGGCTCGGGTTTTGCGTAGCCCTCGAAAAGGGTGATTTCATCGGTCGCGATGCCCTGGCGGCGATCAAGGCGGAAGGGGTGAAGCGCAAGCTCGTCTCCTACACCGTCGAAGGCTTCGCGCCCTTCCACGGCGGCGAGGCGGTCCTGCTCGACGGCAAGGTCGTAGGCTCCACCGCCAGCACCGGCTACGGTTACACGCTCGGCAAGACCATCGCCTTCGGTTACCTGCCGGCGGAGATCGCCACAAAGGAAGACTTCGAGATCGAGGCGTTCGGCAAGACCTATCAGGCGCGCCGGGGCGCTCGGACCCTCTACGATCCCAAGATGGAGAGGCTGAAGGCATGA